Within the Streptomyces sp. NBC_00554 genome, the region GCCCTCGGCGAAGCCGACGTGCGCGAGCTGGAGCGTCGGGACCAGGTCACCGACGGCGGAGATGGTCGGGACGTTCGTGCGCATGTACTCGTCGACCAGGACGTAGCCGCGGTCGATCGCGACGCCCTGCTCCTCGTAGCCCAGGCCCTGCGAGACCGGACCGCGGCCGACCGCGACGAGCAGCACCTCGGCCTCGAACTCCTTGCCGTCGGCGAGGGTGACCTTGACGCCGTCGGCGGTGTACTCGGCCTTCGAGAAGAAGGTGCCCAGGTTGAACTTGATGCCGCGCTTGCGGAACGCGCGCTCAAGCAGCTTGGAGGAGTTCTCGTCCTCGAGCGGGGCGAGGTGCTTCAGACCCTCGATGATCGTGACGTCCGTACCGAAGGACTTCCACGCGGAGGCGAACTCGACGCCGATGACGCCGCCGCCGAGCACGATCGCGGACTGCGGAACGCGGTCCAGGACCAGCGCGTGGTCCGAGGAGATGATGCGGTTGCCGTCGATCTCCAGGCCCGGCAGCGACTTCGGCACGGAGCCGGTCGCGAGGAGCACGTGGCGGCCCTGGATGCGCTGGCCGTTCACGTCGACCGACGTCGGGGAGGAGAGGCGGCCCTCACCCTCGATGTACGTCACCTTGCGGGAGGCGATGAGCCCCTGCAGGCCCTTGTACAGGCCCGAGATGACCCCGTCCTTGTACTTGTGGACGGCTGCCACGTCGATGCCCTCGAAGGTGGCCTTGACACCGAACTGCTCGCTCTCGCGGGCCTGGTCGGCGATCTCACCCGCGTGCAGCAGAGCCTTGGTCGGAATGCACCCACGGTGCAGGCAGGTACCGCCGACCTTGTCCTTTTCGATCAGGGCGACGTCCAGACCCAGCTGCGCTCCGCGCAGCGCCGCGGCGTAACCGCCGCTACCGCCGCCGAGAATCACTAGGTCGAAAACGGTGCTGGCGTCGTTCGCCACGTCACGTCCTCCATGCATGTGCGCCTCACGCCGGTCAACTGTGACCGGGCGGCGGCTGGTGTCCGGCCGCTCTTTCTCCGGCCCTGTGGTGGGGGCCCTGTCCTGCCGAGAACCCATCTTCGCACTTGTCGGCGACGAGCGAGACGCCGGGCCGGTGTGTGACACGTCCCACCTGGATTGCAGAGGGGACAAAACGGCCCCGGGTGAACTTGTCACCCGGGGCCGTACAGCAGCGCCCCTTCAGAGGCGCGAGCGACCACGACGGACTCGCGGTCGCCCCACACTGCTAGCCGAGATCCCCCGCCGCGGTCAGCTCGGCAAGCCGCACCAGCGTCCGAACCGCCGACCCCGTACCCCCCTTGGGCGTGTAACCGAACGGCCCGGCCTCATTGAACGCGGGCCCCGCGATGTCCAGGTGCGCCCAGGTGATCCCCTCACCCACGAACTCCCGCAGGAACAGACCGGCGACCAGCCCGCCACCCATCCGCTCACCCATGTTGGCGATGTCGGCGGTGGGGGAGTCCATCCCCTTGCGGAGATGCTCCGGCAGCGGCATCGGCCAGGACTCCTCGCCGACCTCCTCCGCGGCCTCGACGATCGACGCCCGGAACGCGTCGTCGTTCGCCATGACGCCGAAGGTGCGGTTGCCGAGCGCCAGCACCATGGCTCCGGTCAGCGTCGCCACGTCGACGATCGCGTCCGGCTTCTCCTCGGAGGCCTTCCACAGCGCGTCGGCGAGGACGAGACGGCCCTCGGCGTCCGTGTTGAGGACCTCGACGGTCTTGCCGCTGTACATGCGCAGCACGTCACCGGGGCGGGTCGCGGAACCGGAGGGCATGTTCTCGGCCAGCGCGAGCCAGCCGGTGACGTTGACCTCGAGACCCAGGCGCGCGGCGGCGACCACGGCAGCGAAGACCGCCGCCGCACCGCTCATGTCGCACTTCATCGTCTCGTTGTGCCCGGCGGGCTTGAGGGAGATGCCGCCCGAGTCGTAGGTGATGCCCTTGCCGACGAAGGCGAGGTGCTTGGTCGCCTTGGCGGAGGTGTACGACAGCTTCACCAGGCGCGGACCGGCGGCCGAGCCCTTGCCGACGCCGAGGATGCCGCCGTAGCCGCCCTTTTCGAGGGCCTTCTCGTCGAGCACCTGCACCTTGATGCCGTGCTCCTTGCCGGCCGCGCTGACGACGGCGGCGAAGGACTCGGGGTTCAGGTCGTTCGGCGGGGTGTTGATGAGGTCGCGGGCGCGGTTGAGCTCCTCGGTCACGGCGGTGGCGCGCGCGATCGCGGCCTTGTACGCCGCGTCACGGGGCTTGCCGCCGATCAGGGCGACCTCGCCGAGCGGGGCCTTGCCGTTCTTGGCGCCGTTGCCGTTCTCCTTGTACGCGTCGAAGGCGTACGCGCCGAGGCGGGCGCCCTCCGCGACGGCACCGGCGTCGGCGGGGTCCGAGATCGGCAGGGCGAACGCGGCCTTCTTCGCACCGGCGAGGGCGCGGGCGGCGGCACCGGCCGCGCGGCGCAGCGCCTCGGCGCCGTAGGTGTCGTCCTTCTCCGGGACCGCTCCCAGGCCGACGGCCACGACGACCGGGGCCTTGAAACCGGAGGGCGCGGGCAGCTTCGTCACCTCGCCCTCGCCGCCCGTGGCGCCGAGGGTCTCCAGGATGCCGGCGAGCCCGCCGTCGTACGCCTTGTCCACGGCCTCGGCGCCCGGTGCGACGACCGGACCCTTGGGGCCCTTCGCGACACCGACGACGATCGCGTCGGCCCGCAGACCGGACGCCGCGGCGGTGCTGAGAGTGAGAGCAGTCACGGTGGTGAAATCTCGCTTCCGTTGAAATTGCTTCGGCCGAGTGGGGATGGGTCGACCGGGCCCGACGATCGACCCTAGATCCGGCCCTGAGGGCGGGCTCTACCGGGGCGGGCGAGTACCCGTGACGAGCCTACGCTCGGGGCCGGGTTTCGCTCATTCTTGCGACCATTCACCGTCTGGTGGCGTCATGGCCTCTTCTCGCCTCTCACTCCCGGTGACCTGAGTAACACTCATCGTGTTCCGGTGGGCGCGACGCTCACTGCTTCGCGACATTTCCACAGATCCTCCTCGGTTCGGCCGAGTTAGGCCGAGGTCATTTGGGTTCGGCCTGGTTCGGCCTGGTTCGGCCAAAAGGGGATCTTCAAGGGGGAGGGCTACACATGACGCAACATGCGTGCAGATGGAGACGGGCATCCGCGGTCCTGACGACCGCCGGTCTGCTGGCGCTGGGCCTGGGGGCACCCGGCGCGTCCGCGGCGACCACACCGCGCATCGATCTCAAGGTCCTGGTCGTCGACAACGGCGTCGGCCAGGTCGGCGCCATCACCGCCGAGCTGAAGAACACCGGCATCCCGTACACCCTCGTCGACCTGGGGACCCCGGGCCGCCCGACCATCGACGCGGCGTTCCTGAGCGACACGGTGAACGGCACCCCGCGGGCCAAGTACCAGGGCGTCGTCCTGCCGAACGAGGCACCGTTCGGCCTGGGTCCGGCCGAGCAGACCGCCCTGGAGACGTACGAGAGGACGTACGGCATCCCGCAGGTCGACGCCTACACCTGGGCGCACCCCGGGGTCGGGCTCGACTACACCGACCAGAACGGCGGCTGGTCCGGCACGCTGGACGGCGCGCGGACCCAGGTCACCGCGGCCGGCACGGCGGGCCCGTTCGGCTACCTCGACGGGCCGCTGACCTTCGAGGACAACGACCCGTCGGTGCAGGAGAGTTACGGGTACGCGGCCCACCCGAGGGACGGGTTCACCAGCTACCTGGACGCACCCACGGGCGGCACCCTGCTCGGCCAGTACGCGCACGACGGGCGCCGTGAACTCGTGGTGACCTTCGCGTACAACCAGAACCAGCAGCAGTTCAAGCTGCTGGCCCGCGGCATCGTCGAATGGCTGACCCAGGGCATTCACCTCGGACAGAGCAGGAACTACTTCTCCGTCCACGTCGACGACGTCTTCGCGCCCGACGCCCGCTGGGACGCCGAGCGCAACTGCACGCCCGGCGACATCGACTGCGTGGGCACCGGCGGCGAGGAGGCCGCGCCGATCCGGATGACCGCGGCCGACGCGGTGTACGCCGCCCAGTGGCAGCAGGCCAACGGCTTCACCCTCGACATGGTCTTCAACGCGGGCTCCGGCGAGGAGTGGAAGACCGAGAACGGCGGCACCGACGCCCTCACCACCCAACTGCTCGCCGACAAGGCCAAGTTCCGCTGGATGAACCACACCTACACGCACAAGTTCCTCGGTTGCGTGCAGAACACCGCGACGGTGCCGTGGAGCTGCGCGAAGAACGCGGACGGCTCGACCCAGTACATGAGCCGGGCCGACATCTCCGCGGAGATCGCCAGCAACTACAACTGGGCGCAGTCGCACGGTCTGTCGACCGACCGCACCGAGCTGGTGACCGGCGAGCACTCGGGTCTCAAGACGCTGCCCCAGCAGCCCGCCGACAACCCGAACCTCGCGGGCGCCC harbors:
- the lpdA gene encoding dihydrolipoyl dehydrogenase, translating into MANDASTVFDLVILGGGSGGYAAALRGAQLGLDVALIEKDKVGGTCLHRGCIPTKALLHAGEIADQARESEQFGVKATFEGIDVAAVHKYKDGVISGLYKGLQGLIASRKVTYIEGEGRLSSPTSVDVNGQRIQGRHVLLATGSVPKSLPGLEIDGNRIISSDHALVLDRVPQSAIVLGGGVIGVEFASAWKSFGTDVTIIEGLKHLAPLEDENSSKLLERAFRKRGIKFNLGTFFSKAEYTADGVKVTLADGKEFEAEVLLVAVGRGPVSQGLGYEEQGVAIDRGYVLVDEYMRTNVPTISAVGDLVPTLQLAHVGFAEGILVAERLAGLKTVPIDYDGVPRVTYCHPEVASVGITEAKAKEIYGADKVVALKYNLAGNGKSKILNTSGEIKLVQVKDGAVVGVHMVGDRMGEQVGEAQLIYNWEALPAEVAQLIHAHPTQSEALGEAHLALAGKPLHSHD
- a CDS encoding leucyl aminopeptidase gives rise to the protein MTALTLSTAAASGLRADAIVVGVAKGPKGPVVAPGAEAVDKAYDGGLAGILETLGATGGEGEVTKLPAPSGFKAPVVVAVGLGAVPEKDDTYGAEALRRAAGAAARALAGAKKAAFALPISDPADAGAVAEGARLGAYAFDAYKENGNGAKNGKAPLGEVALIGGKPRDAAYKAAIARATAVTEELNRARDLINTPPNDLNPESFAAVVSAAGKEHGIKVQVLDEKALEKGGYGGILGVGKGSAAGPRLVKLSYTSAKATKHLAFVGKGITYDSGGISLKPAGHNETMKCDMSGAAAVFAAVVAAARLGLEVNVTGWLALAENMPSGSATRPGDVLRMYSGKTVEVLNTDAEGRLVLADALWKASEEKPDAIVDVATLTGAMVLALGNRTFGVMANDDAFRASIVEAAEEVGEESWPMPLPEHLRKGMDSPTADIANMGERMGGGLVAGLFLREFVGEGITWAHLDIAGPAFNEAGPFGYTPKGGTGSAVRTLVRLAELTAAGDLG